From the genome of Staphylococcus haemolyticus, one region includes:
- the narH gene encoding nitrate reductase subunit beta — protein MKIKAQIAMVLNLDKCIGCHTCSVTCKNTWTNRPGAEYMWFNNVETKPGVGYPKRWEDQEHYKGGWVLNKKGKLELKSGSRWTKMALGKIFYNPDMPLIKDYYEPWTYNYEHLTTAKEGKHSPVAKAHSLISGEKLNLEWGPNWEDDLAGAHITGPEDPNIQKIEEDIKFQFDETFMMYLPRLCEHCLNPSCVASCPSGAMYKRDEDGIVLVDQDACRGWRYCMTGCPYKKVYFNWKTNKAEKCTFCFPRIEAGLPTVCSETCTGRMRYLGVLLYDADRVHEAASAENEKDLYEKQLDIFLNPFDEEVIEQAEKDGISYEWIEAAQNSPVYKLAIEYKLAFPLHPEFRTMPMVWYCPPLSPIMSYFEGKNAGQNPDMIFPAIEEMRLPIEYLANLFTAGDVQPVKESLQKMAMMRSYMRSQVTGKEFDTSKLERLGLSEIQTKDMYRLLGLAKYEDRFVVPTSHKETYLDTYHAQGSQGYGGEYFGDNCEGCGVPVGSGKTGQEIYNENFYGGIFRD, from the coding sequence TTGAAGATTAAAGCGCAAATTGCAATGGTGTTAAATTTAGATAAATGCATAGGTTGCCACACTTGCAGCGTAACATGTAAGAACACTTGGACTAACCGTCCAGGTGCAGAATACATGTGGTTCAACAACGTAGAAACTAAACCAGGTGTAGGATATCCGAAACGATGGGAAGACCAAGAACATTATAAAGGTGGATGGGTCTTAAATAAAAAAGGAAAATTAGAACTTAAATCTGGTAGTCGTTGGACAAAAATGGCGTTAGGTAAAATCTTTTACAACCCAGATATGCCTCTTATTAAAGATTATTATGAACCATGGACATACAATTACGAACATTTAACTACTGCTAAAGAAGGTAAGCATTCTCCTGTTGCTAAAGCGCACTCACTTATCTCAGGTGAGAAACTTAATCTTGAGTGGGGGCCTAACTGGGAAGATGACTTAGCCGGTGCACATATTACTGGTCCAGAAGATCCTAATATTCAAAAAATTGAAGAAGACATTAAATTCCAATTTGATGAAACATTTATGATGTATTTACCTCGTCTTTGTGAGCATTGTTTAAACCCTAGTTGTGTAGCTTCATGTCCATCTGGTGCAATGTATAAACGTGATGAAGATGGTATTGTTTTAGTTGACCAAGATGCATGTCGTGGGTGGCGCTACTGTATGACTGGTTGCCCTTATAAAAAAGTTTACTTCAACTGGAAAACAAACAAAGCTGAGAAATGTACATTCTGTTTCCCAAGAATTGAAGCTGGATTACCAACAGTTTGTTCTGAAACATGTACAGGTAGAATGAGATATTTAGGTGTATTATTATATGATGCCGATAGAGTTCATGAAGCAGCTTCAGCTGAAAATGAAAAAGATTTATATGAAAAGCAATTAGATATTTTCTTAAATCCATTTGATGAAGAAGTGATTGAACAAGCTGAAAAAGATGGCATTAGCTATGAATGGATTGAAGCAGCTCAAAATTCACCAGTGTATAAACTGGCAATTGAATATAAATTAGCATTTCCTTTACATCCAGAATTTAGAACAATGCCTATGGTTTGGTATTGCCCACCATTAAGTCCTATCATGAGTTATTTTGAAGGTAAAAATGCAGGACAAAACCCAGATATGATTTTCCCAGCTATTGAAGAAATGCGTTTACCAATAGAATACTTAGCTAATTTATTTACTGCCGGAGATGTCCAACCTGTTAAGGAATCTTTACAAAAAATGGCTATGATGAGAAGTTACATGCGCTCACAAGTTACAGGTAAAGAGTTTGATACTTCTAAATTAGAAAGACTTGGATTATCAGAAATTCAAACTAAAGATATGTATCGTTTATTAGGTTTAGCAAAATATGAAGATCGCTTTGTTGTACCAACATCTCATAAAGAAACATATTTAGATACGTACCATGCGCAAGGTAGCCAAGGGTATGGTGGCGAATACTTCGGAGACAATTGTGAAGGCTGTGGTGTTCCAGTAGGTTCAGGAAAAACAGGACAAGAAATTTATAATGAGAATTTCTATGGAGGGATTTTCCGTGATTAA
- the narJ gene encoding nitrate reductase molybdenum cofactor assembly chaperone — protein sequence MINLQQFHYYQESFGYIAQQLNFPEKLTFHPKTFEETIEPSHPGYDDLVKYREIMHQFTLSEIKAIYTDTFDFNKKSPLYMTYNKFDTQKERGQMLAKLKVLYEMFGLKMVDNELSDYLPLMLQFLHVASWQNDPRAEGNIELVIMIIEDGTYEMANHLAQDNNPYAYVIRALRNTLKACLEIPNEVTSHA from the coding sequence GTGATTAATTTACAACAATTTCATTATTATCAAGAAAGTTTTGGTTATATAGCTCAGCAACTTAATTTCCCAGAGAAATTAACGTTTCATCCAAAAACATTTGAAGAAACGATTGAACCCTCTCATCCTGGTTATGATGATTTAGTAAAATACAGAGAGATTATGCATCAATTCACATTATCAGAAATTAAAGCAATATATACAGATACCTTTGATTTTAATAAGAAATCACCGCTTTATATGACTTACAACAAATTTGATACTCAAAAAGAAAGAGGCCAAATGTTGGCTAAACTTAAAGTGTTATATGAAATGTTTGGGTTGAAAATGGTAGATAACGAGTTATCAGATTATCTACCATTGATGCTCCAATTCTTACACGTAGCATCATGGCAAAATGATCCACGAGCAGAAGGCAATATTGAACTAGTTATTATGATTATTGAAGACGGTACGTATGAAATGGCAAATCATTTAGCTCAAGATAACAATCCTTATGCTTATGTGATCCGTGCTTTAAGAAATACATTAAAAGCTTGTCTAGAAATTCCAAATGAGGTGACATCTCATGCTTAA
- the narI gene encoding respiratory nitrate reductase subunit gamma codes for MLNQFLWIIFPYLCVAIFIVGHIARYKYDQFSWTAKSSEFLEKKQLKWGSLLFHLGIIPVFFGHVVGLAIPAKWIDGLGVSEEMYHFGAVYIGSIFGIMTFIGMLLLTARRITIKNVRKLSSASDIFVNFLLILIIFMGCYSTLVTNAMVSDFDYRQTISIWFRHLFTFSPDASLMTSVPLSFKIHILLGFTILACWPFTRLVHVWSVPLSYTNRRYIVYRKHKTRS; via the coding sequence ATGCTTAATCAATTTTTATGGATTATATTTCCATATTTATGTGTAGCCATTTTCATTGTTGGACACATCGCTCGTTATAAATACGATCAATTCTCATGGACTGCTAAATCGAGTGAATTTTTAGAGAAAAAACAATTAAAATGGGGTAGCTTATTATTCCATTTGGGCATCATACCGGTGTTTTTTGGTCACGTCGTAGGTCTCGCTATACCAGCTAAATGGATTGATGGATTAGGTGTAAGCGAGGAAATGTATCATTTTGGTGCTGTATACATCGGTAGTATCTTTGGTATAATGACGTTTATTGGTATGTTACTATTAACAGCACGACGAATTACTATTAAAAATGTTAGAAAGCTAAGTTCAGCTTCTGATATATTTGTAAATTTCTTATTAATATTAATTATTTTCATGGGATGTTATTCAACATTAGTTACGAATGCGATGGTAAGTGATTTTGATTATCGTCAAACGATATCTATATGGTTTAGACACTTATTTACATTTTCACCAGACGCGAGTCTGATGACGAGTGTACCTTTATCTTTTAAAATTCACATCTTACTTGGATTTACAATTTTAGCTTGTTGGCCATTCACTCGCTTAGTGCATGTTTGGAGTGTACCGCTTTCGTATACTAATCGTAGATATATTGTTTATCGTAAACATAAAACACGTTCATGA
- the nreA gene encoding nitrate respiration regulation accessory nitrate sensor NreA, whose translation MITNPVFEKQDFQQQLNNLRVSEGYDFAGVALYEHHMTSAPIKWHYVSGNLNDRYKMIILRKGRGLAGMVMKTGKRMIIADVVASLSPEDKIKYPILIAENLTAMVAIPLCYNNQVYGVLLLGQRDGKSLPDYETLDISGKLWTFSEEM comes from the coding sequence GTGATTACGAATCCAGTATTTGAAAAACAGGATTTCCAACAACAATTGAATAATCTAAGGGTCAGTGAAGGCTATGATTTTGCAGGTGTTGCACTTTATGAGCATCATATGACTTCAGCACCGATTAAATGGCATTATGTCTCAGGTAACCTGAATGATCGCTATAAAATGATTATCTTGCGTAAAGGGCGAGGTCTAGCCGGTATGGTTATGAAGACTGGAAAACGCATGATCATTGCCGACGTAGTGGCAAGCTTATCACCAGAAGATAAGATTAAATATCCAATCTTAATTGCCGAAAATCTAACTGCAATGGTAGCTATCCCATTGTGTTACAATAATCAGGTGTATGGTGTATTACTCTTAGGTCAAAGAGATGGCAAGTCTCTTCCTGATTATGAAACTTTGGATATTAGTGGCAAGCTTTGGACATTTTCAGAAGAAATGTAG
- the nreB gene encoding nitrate respiration regulation sensor histidine kinase NreB (Involved in the regulation of the the nitrate reductase operon narGHJI), with the protein MLDVDNLDLENLLKKYYEKTNEKIVFVNKDGKVIAMNDAAEEIISKDNNYSAMTNAICNRCEGYSNEFALQSCINCYLDTTKPNDMNFQVFMKTVDNKIQPFTASYQCIDDEAQIYAFTLQDISPQIERQEKMYQRQMLRKTIAAQENERKRISRELHDSVVQEMLNVDVELRLLKYQQDMAQLIEKSEHIELLMSNLINDIRDLSVELRPSSLDDLGLEAAFKSYFKQLEYNYGLNVVYQSNIQTIRFDSEIETVVYRVVQEAIFNALKYAGVYEVEVTIQQTEEGLIAEIIDRGKGFDPNLKPQGTGLGLYGMNERAELVKGTVNIETHIGKGTIITLEVPV; encoded by the coding sequence ATGTTGGATGTTGATAATCTTGATTTAGAGAACTTACTAAAAAAATATTACGAAAAGACGAATGAAAAAATCGTATTTGTAAATAAAGATGGTAAGGTTATCGCGATGAATGATGCTGCAGAAGAGATTATTTCAAAGGATAATAATTATAGTGCAATGACCAATGCGATATGTAATCGTTGTGAAGGTTACTCTAACGAATTTGCATTACAAAGTTGCATTAACTGTTATCTTGATACGACAAAGCCTAATGATATGAATTTCCAAGTATTCATGAAAACGGTAGATAATAAAATTCAACCATTTACTGCTTCGTATCAATGTATTGATGATGAGGCACAAATCTACGCTTTTACATTACAAGATATATCTCCACAAATAGAGCGACAAGAAAAGATGTATCAACGTCAGATGTTACGTAAAACGATTGCTGCACAAGAAAATGAAAGAAAACGTATATCTAGAGAATTACATGATAGTGTTGTTCAAGAGATGCTAAATGTAGATGTTGAATTGAGATTATTAAAATATCAACAAGATATGGCTCAACTCATTGAAAAATCCGAACATATTGAATTGCTAATGTCTAATTTAATTAATGATATTCGTGATTTATCAGTAGAATTGAGGCCTTCATCACTTGATGATTTAGGATTAGAAGCGGCTTTTAAATCTTATTTCAAACAATTAGAGTATAATTATGGATTAAATGTTGTTTATCAATCAAATATTCAAACAATACGTTTCGATAGTGAAATTGAAACCGTTGTTTATCGCGTTGTTCAAGAAGCGATATTTAATGCATTAAAATATGCAGGTGTTTATGAAGTGGAAGTAACGATTCAACAAACTGAAGAAGGTCTTATCGCTGAGATTATTGACAGGGGTAAAGGCTTTGATCCCAACTTAAAACCTCAGGGTACTGGATTAGGGCTATATGGAATGAATGAGAGAGCAGAACTTGTTAAAGGTACAGTGAATATAGAAACACATATTGGTAAAGGTACAATTATTACGTTAGAAGTACCAGTTTAA
- the nreC gene encoding nitrate respiration regulation response regulator NreC (Involved in the regulation of the the nitrate reductase operon narGHJI), giving the protein MKIVIADDHAVVRTGFSMILNFQEDMEVVATAADGGEAYQKVMEHKPDVLIMDLSMPPGESGLIATSKISESFPETKILILTMYDDEEYLFHVLRNGAKGYILKNAPDEQLLLAVRTVYKGETYVDMKLTTSLVNEFVNHKHSDDVSTNDPFKILSKRELEILPLIAKGYGNKDIAEKLFVSVKTVEAHKTHIMTKLDLKSKPELVEYALKKKLLDF; this is encoded by the coding sequence GTGAAGATTGTTATTGCAGATGATCATGCAGTTGTTAGAACAGGATTTTCGATGATTTTAAACTTTCAAGAGGATATGGAAGTAGTTGCAACCGCTGCTGATGGGGGAGAAGCATATCAAAAGGTGATGGAGCATAAGCCAGATGTATTAATTATGGACTTAAGTATGCCACCTGGTGAATCAGGATTAATTGCAACAAGTAAAATATCAGAAAGTTTTCCTGAAACTAAAATATTAATATTAACAATGTATGATGATGAAGAATATTTGTTCCACGTTCTTCGTAATGGTGCTAAAGGCTATATATTAAAGAATGCACCTGATGAACAATTATTACTAGCCGTGCGAACAGTTTATAAGGGCGAAACATATGTAGATATGAAATTAACAACGTCATTAGTGAATGAATTTGTAAATCATAAACATTCAGATGATGTATCTACTAACGATCCATTTAAAATATTATCTAAGCGCGAACTAGAAATATTACCTTTAATTGCAAAAGGGTATGGTAATAAAGATATTGCTGAAAAATTATTCGTGTCGGTCAAAACGGTCGAAGCGCATAAAACACATATAATGACTAAACTCGATTTAAAATCTAAACCTGAGTTAGTAGAATATGCATTGAAAAAGAAATTATTAGATTTTTAA
- a CDS encoding nitrate/nitrite transporter, protein MYKTKGGFQLTLQTLSLVVGFMAWSIISPLMPYISQDVKVNPGQLSIILAIPVILGSILRVPFGYLTNIIGAKWVFFCSFVILLFPIFFLGQAQTPGMLMLSGFFLGVGGAIFSVGVTSVPKYFSKDKVGLANGIYGMGNIGTAVSSFLAPPIAGIIGWQTTVRSYLIIIAIFAILMFIFGDKNEPKVKVPLASQFKKLSSNYKLYYLSLWYFITFGAFVAFGLFLPNYLVNNFGIDKVDAGIRSGVFIALATFLRPIGGILGDKFNAVKVLMIDFIIMIVGAVILGISSHIALFTIGCLTISICAGLGNGLIFKLVPSYFAKESGAANGIVSMMGGLGGFFPPLVITYVTGLTGSSHLAFILLAIFGVLAFITMGHLYKKEYAK, encoded by the coding sequence ATGTATAAGACAAAAGGTGGCTTTCAACTTACCTTACAAACGTTAAGTCTTGTAGTGGGTTTCATGGCATGGAGTATTATATCTCCGTTAATGCCATATATCTCTCAAGATGTTAAAGTTAATCCTGGACAGTTATCTATTATATTGGCAATTCCAGTAATATTAGGTTCAATTTTACGTGTGCCATTCGGTTATTTAACTAATATTATTGGTGCGAAATGGGTATTCTTTTGTAGTTTTGTTATATTATTATTTCCTATCTTCTTTTTAGGGCAAGCACAAACACCAGGAATGTTAATGTTATCTGGATTCTTTTTAGGTGTTGGAGGTGCGATATTCTCTGTAGGTGTGACATCTGTACCTAAATATTTTTCAAAAGATAAAGTAGGGCTTGCTAATGGAATTTATGGTATGGGTAACATCGGTACGGCAGTATCTTCATTTTTAGCACCACCTATTGCAGGTATTATAGGTTGGCAAACGACGGTAAGAAGTTATTTAATTATCATTGCTATTTTCGCAATTTTAATGTTCATTTTTGGTGATAAAAATGAACCAAAAGTGAAAGTACCTTTAGCATCTCAGTTTAAAAAATTATCATCAAATTATAAGTTATATTACTTAAGTCTTTGGTATTTTATTACGTTTGGTGCTTTTGTAGCATTTGGATTATTCTTACCTAACTACTTAGTAAATAACTTTGGCATTGATAAAGTTGATGCAGGTATTCGGTCAGGTGTATTCATTGCTTTAGCAACTTTCTTAAGACCAATTGGCGGTATACTTGGAGATAAATTTAATGCTGTGAAAGTACTAATGATCGATTTTATTATTATGATTGTAGGTGCTGTTATTTTAGGAATTTCAAGTCATATTGCTTTATTTACTATCGGTTGTTTAACTATCAGTATCTGTGCTGGTTTAGGTAATGGTTTAATATTTAAACTTGTACCTTCTTACTTCGCAAAAGAATCTGGTGCAGCTAATGGTATTGTTTCTATGATGGGTGGTTTAGGAGGATTCTTCCCACCTTTAGTTATTACTTATGTAACAGGTCTAACTGGTTCAAGTCATTTAGCATTTATTCTTTTAGCAATATTTGGTGTCTTAGCATTTATTACCATGGGACACTTATATAAAAAAGAATATGCAAAATAA
- a CDS encoding Hsp20/alpha crystallin family protein, which yields MNNREFFEQSIFKNNPKDVFRDLGEQVFNQFSSKSFPTNIYNQTNQYVLEAELPGVNKSEIELKFEHAALTIKVQKHVSEQTGSVQLSERASGELVRHFEFNDIDKSQIKASYEDGILVVILPKEVSAQDQSTTITVE from the coding sequence ATGAATAATAGAGAGTTTTTTGAACAATCCATTTTCAAGAATAATCCAAAAGACGTATTTCGTGATTTAGGTGAACAAGTTTTTAATCAATTTTCATCAAAAAGTTTCCCGACAAATATTTATAATCAAACAAATCAATACGTATTAGAAGCTGAACTACCTGGTGTCAATAAGTCTGAAATTGAACTTAAATTTGAACATGCGGCATTAACAATTAAAGTTCAAAAGCATGTATCTGAACAAACAGGTAGCGTTCAATTAAGTGAACGTGCAAGTGGTGAATTAGTTAGACATTTTGAATTTAATGATATTGATAAGTCACAAATTAAAGCAAGCTACGAAGACGGGATTTTAGTTGTTATTTTACCTAAAGAAGTTAGTGCACAAGATCAATCAACAACAATTACAGTAGAATAA
- a CDS encoding MarR family winged helix-turn-helix transcriptional regulator produces the protein MYIKDSYLSNQLCFLLYVTSKEVIKKYTYYLKKHDLTYTSFMVIMAIENEEKINIKSLGRRVFLDSGTLTPLLKKLEKKGYVQRMREKEDERNLQITLTESGINIKPTLKAISDQVFEDFDISQDEKDNLVNSLKHVISNNFDYTTH, from the coding sequence ATGTATATTAAAGATAGTTATTTAAGTAATCAATTATGTTTTTTATTATATGTTACTTCTAAAGAAGTTATAAAAAAATATACTTACTATTTAAAAAAGCATGATTTAACATATACAAGCTTTATGGTCATCATGGCCATCGAAAATGAAGAAAAGATAAATATTAAATCACTTGGTCGTCGCGTATTTTTAGATTCTGGAACACTAACACCTCTCTTAAAGAAATTAGAGAAAAAAGGCTACGTACAACGTATGCGTGAAAAAGAAGATGAAAGAAATCTTCAAATTACACTGACTGAAAGCGGTATTAATATTAAACCTACGTTGAAAGCTATCTCTGACCAAGTTTTTGAGGACTTTGATATTTCACAAGATGAAAAAGATAATCTTGTTAATAGCTTAAAACATGTTATTTCAAATAACTTCGATTATACTACTCACTAA
- a CDS encoding DUF3139 domain-containing protein codes for MSKKQKWIRICIILAISLVVAIAFFFAMKTYQGHRNIKMVDSYIEQKHLSDDIKSEKTQYSAKKGVYYKEVVFKDEPHMTYVIQPIGTRKGIFAEGFDTETKKSIKDAKHNYFNQNFKP; via the coding sequence ATGAGTAAAAAACAAAAATGGATTAGAATTTGTATTATTTTGGCGATTTCATTAGTAGTGGCAATTGCTTTCTTTTTCGCAATGAAAACGTATCAAGGTCATAGAAATATTAAAATGGTAGATAGTTATATAGAGCAGAAACATTTAAGTGATGATATTAAATCTGAAAAAACACAATATAGTGCAAAAAAAGGGGTTTATTACAAAGAAGTTGTCTTTAAAGATGAACCTCATATGACATATGTCATTCAACCTATAGGAACACGTAAAGGTATCTTTGCTGAAGGCTTTGATACTGAAACTAAAAAAAGTATTAAAGATGCAAAACATAATTATTTTAACCAAAATTTCAAACCTTAA